The Streptomyces sp. NBC_00440 genome contains a region encoding:
- the rpsG gene encoding 30S ribosomal protein S7 → MPRKGPAPKRPVIIDPVYGSPLVTSLINKILLNGKRSTAERIVYGAMEGLREKTGADPVITLKRALENVKPSLEVKSRRVGGATYQVPIEVKPGRAATLALRWVVGYSRARREKTMTERLTNELLDASNGLGAAVKKREDTHKMAESNKAFAHYRW, encoded by the coding sequence ATGCCTCGTAAGGGCCCCGCCCCGAAGCGCCCGGTCATCATTGACCCGGTCTATGGTTCTCCTCTTGTCACCTCGCTGATCAACAAGATCCTGCTGAACGGCAAGCGTTCCACCGCCGAGCGGATCGTGTACGGCGCCATGGAGGGCCTTCGCGAGAAGACCGGCGCCGACCCGGTCATCACGCTGAAGCGCGCGCTTGAGAACGTCAAGCCGTCTCTTGAGGTCAAGTCCCGCCGTGTCGGTGGCGCCACCTACCAGGTGCCGATCGAGGTCAAGCCCGGTCGCGCCGCCACCCTCGCGCTGCGCTGGGTCGTCGGCTACTCCCGCGCCCGTCGCGAGAAGACGATGACCGAGCGGCTCACCAACGAGCTGCTCGACGCCTCGAACGGTCTTGGCGCTGCCGTCAAGAAGCGTGAGGACACCCACAAGATGGCCGAGTCCAACAAGGCCTTCGCGCACTACCGCTGGTAG
- a CDS encoding Pycsar system effector family protein, whose amino-acid sequence MPDTPVPASGAPSAEQLPAERLLVELRAEISRADNKAAVLVAALGMTAGVFSALFAGRGWTPNALSAPAAFFWWSGAAALALSLFALLLAVLPRYRTRDWAPGQPLSYFGDIQQAVRAGQLETALADTARNPAAVFTAALTETSRIAARKHHWIRTGLIAFCVGTALLPASLLIG is encoded by the coding sequence CTGCCGGACACGCCCGTCCCCGCCTCCGGCGCCCCGTCCGCAGAGCAACTGCCTGCGGAGCGGCTCCTCGTGGAGCTGCGGGCGGAGATATCACGCGCCGACAACAAGGCAGCCGTGCTGGTGGCAGCGCTGGGCATGACCGCGGGTGTTTTCAGCGCGCTGTTCGCCGGGCGCGGCTGGACGCCGAACGCGCTGTCGGCGCCGGCAGCCTTCTTCTGGTGGTCGGGCGCAGCGGCGCTCGCCCTTTCGCTGTTCGCCCTGCTGCTGGCCGTGCTGCCGCGCTACCGCACCCGCGACTGGGCCCCGGGGCAGCCGCTCAGCTACTTCGGTGACATCCAACAGGCTGTCCGGGCCGGCCAGTTGGAGACCGCGCTCGCGGACACCGCCCGGAATCCGGCTGCCGTGTTCACGGCGGCCCTCACCGAGACCAGCCGGATCGCCGCCCGGAAGCACCACTGGATCCGTACCGGCCTCATCGCGTTCTGCGTCGGCACCGCGCTCCTGCCCGCTTCACTGCTCATCGGCTGA
- a CDS encoding DNA-directed RNA polymerase subunit beta' has translation MLDVNFFDELRIGLATADDIRTWSHGEVKKPETINYRTLKPEKDGLFCEKIFGPTRDWECYCGKYKRVRFKGIICERCGVEVTRAKVRRERMGHIELAAPVTHIWYFKGVPSRLGYLLDLAPKDLEKVIYFAAYMITFVDEERRTRDLPSLEAHVSVERQQVENRRDSDLEARAKKLETDLAELEAEGAKADVRRKVREGAEREMKQLRDRAQREIDRLDEVWSRFKSLKVQDLEGDELLYRELRDRFGTYFDGCMGAAALQKRLESFDLDEEAERLREIIRTGKGQKKTRALKRLKVVSAFLQTSNKPKGMVLDCVPVIPPDLRPMVQLDGGRFATSDLNDLYRRVINRNNRLKRLLDLGAPEIIVNNEKRMLQEAVDALFDNGRRGRPVTGPGNRPLKSLSDMLKGKQGRFRQNLLGKRVDYSARSVIVVGPQLKLHQCGLPKAMALELFKPFVMKRLVDLNHAQNIKSAKRMVERGRTVVYDVLEEVIAEHPVLLNRAPTLHRLGIQAFEPQLVEGKAIQIHPLVCTAFNADFDGDQMAVHLPLSAEAQAEARILMLSSNNILKPADGRPVTMPTQDMVLGLFFLTTDEAERKVIGEGRNFGSAAEAIMAFDNRELSLQAKVDIRFPVGTIPPRGWVPPVAEPGEPEYQPGDTFRLRTTLGRALFNELLPEDYPFVDYSVGKKQLSEIVNDLAERYPKVIVAATLDNLKAAGFHWATRSGVTVAVSDIVVPEAKKAIVQGYEAQDEKVQKQYERGLITKDERTQELIAIWTKATNEVAEAMNANFPKTNPIFMMVDSGARGNMMQMRQIAGMRGLVSNAKNETIPRPIKASFREGLSVLEYFISTHGARKGLADTALRTADSGYLTRRLVDVSQDVIIREEDCGTERGLKLKIAVKGEDGVLRKTEDVETSVYARMLAEDVVIDGKVIAPANVDLGDVLIDALVGAGVEEVKTRSVLTCESAVGTCAFCYGRSLATGKLVDIGEAVGIIAAQSIGEPGTQLTMRTFHTGGVAGDDITQGLPRVVELFEARTPKGVAPISEAAGTVRIEETEKTKKLVVTPDDGSEETPFPISKRARLLVGEGDRVEVGQKLTVGATNPHDVLRILGQRAVQVHLVGEVQKVYNSQGVSIHDKHIEIIIRQMLRRVTIIESGDAELLPGELVERSKFETENRRVVTEGGHPASGRPQLMGITKASLATESWLSAASFQETTRVLTDAAINAKSDSLIGLKENVIIGKLIPAGTGLARYRNIRVEPTEEAKAAMYSAVGYDDIDYSPFGTGSGQAVPLEDYDYGPYNQ, from the coding sequence GTGCTCGACGTCAACTTCTTCGACGAGCTGCGGATTGGCCTCGCCACCGCGGACGACATCCGGACCTGGTCCCACGGCGAAGTGAAGAAGCCGGAGACCATCAACTACCGCACCCTCAAGCCCGAGAAGGACGGACTCTTCTGCGAGAAGATCTTCGGTCCCACCCGGGACTGGGAGTGCTACTGCGGCAAGTACAAGCGTGTCCGCTTCAAGGGCATCATCTGCGAGCGCTGCGGCGTCGAGGTCACTCGCGCCAAGGTGCGTCGTGAGCGGATGGGCCACATTGAGCTGGCCGCTCCCGTCACCCACATCTGGTACTTCAAGGGTGTCCCGTCCCGTCTGGGCTACCTGCTCGACCTCGCGCCGAAGGACCTCGAAAAGGTCATCTACTTCGCCGCGTACATGATCACCTTTGTGGACGAGGAGCGCCGGACGCGCGACCTGCCCTCGCTGGAGGCACACGTCTCCGTCGAGCGCCAGCAGGTCGAGAACCGCCGCGACTCCGACCTGGAGGCCCGCGCCAAGAAGCTTGAGACCGACCTGGCCGAGCTGGAGGCCGAGGGCGCCAAGGCCGACGTCCGCCGCAAGGTGCGCGAAGGCGCCGAGCGCGAGATGAAGCAGCTGCGTGACCGTGCGCAGCGCGAGATCGACCGTCTCGACGAGGTGTGGAGCCGCTTCAAGAGCCTCAAGGTCCAGGACCTGGAGGGCGACGAGCTGCTCTACCGCGAGCTGCGTGACCGCTTCGGCACGTACTTCGACGGCTGCATGGGCGCTGCCGCCCTGCAGAAGCGCCTGGAGTCCTTCGACCTCGACGAGGAGGCCGAGCGCCTCCGCGAGATCATCCGTACCGGCAAGGGCCAGAAGAAGACCCGTGCGCTCAAGCGCCTCAAGGTCGTCTCCGCGTTCCTGCAGACCAGCAACAAGCCCAAGGGCATGGTGCTCGACTGCGTACCGGTCATCCCGCCGGACCTGCGTCCGATGGTGCAGCTGGACGGTGGCCGCTTCGCGACCTCCGACCTGAACGACCTGTACCGCCGTGTGATCAACCGCAACAACCGCCTCAAGCGTCTCCTTGACCTCGGTGCCCCCGAGATCATCGTGAACAACGAGAAGCGGATGCTGCAGGAGGCCGTCGACGCGCTGTTCGACAACGGCCGCCGCGGTCGCCCGGTCACCGGTCCCGGCAACCGTCCCCTGAAGTCCCTGAGCGACATGCTCAAGGGCAAGCAGGGCCGTTTCCGTCAGAACCTCCTCGGCAAGCGCGTGGACTACTCCGCGCGTTCCGTGATCGTCGTCGGCCCGCAGCTCAAGCTGCACCAGTGCGGTCTGCCGAAGGCCATGGCGCTGGAGCTCTTCAAGCCGTTCGTGATGAAGCGCCTGGTGGACCTGAACCACGCGCAGAACATCAAGTCGGCCAAGCGCATGGTCGAGCGCGGCCGCACCGTGGTGTACGACGTCCTCGAAGAGGTCATCGCCGAGCACCCGGTGCTGCTGAACCGTGCGCCGACCCTGCACCGCCTGGGCATCCAGGCCTTCGAGCCGCAGCTGGTCGAGGGCAAGGCCATCCAGATCCACCCGCTCGTCTGCACCGCGTTCAACGCGGACTTCGACGGTGACCAGATGGCCGTCCACCTGCCGCTGTCGGCAGAGGCGCAGGCCGAGGCCCGCATCCTGATGCTGTCCTCGAACAACATCCTGAAGCCGGCCGACGGTCGTCCCGTCACCATGCCGACCCAGGACATGGTGCTCGGACTGTTCTTCCTCACGACCGACGAGGCGGAGCGCAAGGTCATCGGCGAGGGCCGGAACTTCGGTTCCGCGGCCGAGGCGATCATGGCCTTCGACAACCGCGAGCTGTCGCTGCAGGCGAAGGTCGACATCCGCTTCCCGGTGGGCACCATCCCGCCGCGTGGCTGGGTGCCGCCGGTCGCCGAGCCGGGCGAGCCCGAGTACCAGCCGGGCGACACCTTCCGGCTGCGTACGACCCTGGGCCGCGCGCTCTTCAACGAGCTGCTGCCCGAGGACTACCCGTTCGTCGACTACTCGGTGGGCAAGAAGCAGCTCTCCGAGATCGTCAACGACCTGGCCGAGCGCTACCCCAAGGTCATCGTGGCGGCGACGCTCGACAACCTGAAGGCTGCGGGCTTCCACTGGGCGACCCGTTCCGGCGTCACCGTCGCCGTTTCGGACATCGTCGTCCCGGAGGCCAAGAAGGCCATCGTCCAGGGCTACGAGGCTCAGGACGAGAAGGTCCAGAAGCAGTACGAGCGCGGTCTGATCACCAAGGACGAGCGCACGCAGGAGCTCATCGCGATCTGGACCAAGGCGACCAACGAGGTTGCCGAGGCGATGAACGCGAACTTCCCCAAGACGAACCCCATCTTCATGATGGTTGACTCGGGTGCCCGAGGAAACATGATGCAGATGCGGCAGATCGCCGGTATGCGTGGTCTGGTGTCGAACGCGAAGAACGAGACCATCCCGCGTCCCATCAAGGCGTCGTTCCGTGAGGGTCTCTCCGTACTGGAGTACTTCATCTCCACGCACGGTGCCCGTAAGGGCCTCGCGGACACCGCCCTGCGTACCGCCGACTCGGGTTACCTGACCCGTCGTCTGGTGGACGTCTCGCAGGACGTGATCATCCGCGAGGAGGACTGCGGCACCGAGCGCGGTCTGAAGCTCAAGATCGCGGTCAAGGGCGAGGACGGTGTGCTCCGCAAGACGGAGGACGTCGAGACCTCGGTCTACGCCCGCATGCTCGCCGAGGACGTCGTCATCGACGGCAAGGTCATCGCGCCGGCCAATGTCGACCTGGGTGACGTCCTGATCGACGCCCTGGTGGGCGCCGGTGTCGAGGAGGTCAAGACCCGCTCGGTCCTGACCTGTGAGTCCGCGGTCGGCACCTGTGCCTTCTGCTACGGACGTTCGCTGGCCACCGGCAAGCTGGTCGACATCGGTGAGGCGGTCGGCATCATCGCCGCCCAGTCCATCGGTGAGCCCGGTACCCAGCTGACGATGCGTACCTTCCACACCGGTGGTGTGGCCGGTGACGACATCACGCAGGGTCTGCCGCGTGTCGTCGAGCTCTTCGAGGCCCGTACACCCAAGGGTGTCGCGCCGATCTCCGAGGCCGCGGGCACCGTCCGCATCGAGGAGACCGAGAAGACGAAGAAGCTCGTCGTCACCCCGGACGATGGCAGCGAGGAGACGCCCTTCCCGATCTCCAAGCGGGCCCGTCTGCTCGTGGGCGAGGGCGACCGCGTCGAGGTGGGCCAGAAGCTCACCGTGGGTGCCACCAACCCGCACGACGTGCTGCGTATCCTCGGCCAGCGTGCGGTCCAGGTCCACCTGGTCGGCGAAGTCCAGAAGGTCTACAACTCGCAGGGCGTGTCGATCCACGACAAGCACATCGAGATCATCATCCGGCAGATGCTGCGCCGCGTGACGATCATCGAGTCCGGCGACGCGGAACTGCTGCCGGGCGAGCTCGTCGAGCGCTCGAAGTTCGAGACCGAGAACCGTCGTGTGGTCACGGAAGGCGGCCACCCGGCCTCCGGCCGTCCGCAGCTGATGGGTATCACCAAGGCCTCGCTGGCCACCGAGTCGTGGCTGTCGGCGGCGTCCTTCCAGGAGACGACCAGGGTCCTCACCGACGCGGCGATCAACGCCAAGTCGGACTCCCTGATCGGCCTCAAGGAGAACGTCATCATCGGTAAGCTCATCCCGGCCGGTACGGGCCTCGCCCGCTACCGCAACATCCGGGTGGAGCCCACCGAGGAGGCCAAGGCCGCGATGTACTCGGCCGTCGGCTACGACGACATCGACTACTCGCCGTTCGGCACCGGCTCCGGCCAGGCCGTCCCGCTGGAGGACTACGACTACGGTCCGTACAACCAGTAA
- a CDS encoding SPFH domain-containing protein has protein sequence MADFRRQPEWQQNADRHSHLIDPVLTYRPISRFDYTARRTMTAIDHALVFTTAKGEYDAFLPPHRPTRSEAASRRYTSVYEVDTGSHSVQLEVQLPSDDDAFSFGVSADLTWRVADPVRFVTSGERDVPARLTRELQQLTRPVGRRYPIEDSAGAEAAVQKELQTVDFAAGIGIQVTCTVRMRQDEEAIAHRRRKRDLRYENEMLAPEHEYRMRLAQQEHELQAMQLRNEHELMAKKIEFYQFHLQHGGVAAWALHLAQHPEDTQAATSGIRHDQLSLIQSQLELIGGDALEDYQKAESAKYALRVVNNLIRQQVGPGMAPPPMPGEAQALPTGEDSRPTYGTPEPDSPQDAPPAPGAPGTYGRETPPAPPMPPHPPSGSAPV, from the coding sequence ATGGCGGACTTCCGCCGTCAGCCGGAGTGGCAGCAGAACGCCGACCGGCACAGCCATCTGATCGACCCCGTGCTCACGTACCGGCCCATCTCGCGGTTCGACTACACGGCCCGCAGGACGATGACCGCGATCGACCACGCGCTGGTCTTCACCACGGCGAAGGGTGAGTACGACGCCTTCCTGCCGCCGCACCGGCCCACCCGCTCGGAGGCCGCGAGCCGCCGCTACACCTCGGTGTACGAAGTGGACACGGGCAGCCACAGCGTCCAGCTGGAGGTGCAACTGCCCAGCGATGACGACGCGTTCTCGTTCGGTGTGAGCGCCGATCTGACCTGGCGGGTCGCTGATCCGGTCCGCTTCGTGACCTCCGGCGAACGCGATGTGCCGGCCCGGCTCACCAGGGAGCTGCAGCAGCTCACCCGGCCGGTCGGCCGCCGGTACCCGATCGAGGACAGTGCGGGGGCCGAGGCCGCCGTGCAGAAGGAACTGCAGACGGTCGACTTCGCCGCCGGTATCGGCATCCAGGTCACCTGCACGGTGAGGATGCGCCAGGACGAGGAGGCGATCGCCCACCGCCGCCGCAAGCGGGATCTGCGGTACGAGAACGAGATGCTCGCCCCGGAGCACGAGTACCGGATGCGGCTGGCGCAGCAGGAACACGAGTTGCAAGCGATGCAGCTGCGCAATGAGCACGAACTGATGGCCAAGAAGATCGAGTTCTACCAGTTCCATCTTCAGCACGGCGGGGTGGCCGCCTGGGCTCTGCACCTCGCCCAGCATCCGGAGGACACCCAGGCTGCCACCAGCGGGATCCGCCACGACCAGCTCTCTCTCATCCAGAGCCAGCTCGAACTGATCGGCGGGGACGCCCTGGAGGACTACCAGAAGGCGGAGTCGGCCAAGTACGCGCTGCGCGTGGTGAACAATCTCATCCGCCAGCAGGTGGGGCCGGGCATGGCCCCACCGCCCATGCCCGGCGAGGCACAGGCGCTGCCGACCGGGGAGGATTCCAGGCCGACCTACGGCACGCCGGAACCGGACAGCCCCCAGGACGCACCGCCGGCCCCCGGCGCTCCCGGCACGTACGGGCGCGAGACACCCCCGGCACCTCCCATGCCCCCGCACCCCCCTTCGGGAAGTGCCCCGGTATGA
- the fusA gene encoding elongation factor G: MATTSLDLAKVRNIGIMAHIDAGKTTTTERILFYTGVSYKIGEVHDGAATMDWMEQEQERGITITSAATTCHWPLNDVDHTINIIDTPGHVDFTVEVERSLRVLDGAVTVFDGVAGVEPQSETVWRQADRYGVPRICFVNKLDRTGAEFHRCVDMIVDRLGAVPLVMQLPIGAEADFKGVVDLVTMKAFVWSAEATKGEMYDVVDIPETHTEAADEWRGKLLEAVSENDDEMMELYLEGQEPTEEQLYAAIRRITLASKGSADSVTVTPVFCGTAFKNKGVQPLLDAVVRYLPSPLDVEAIEGHDVKDPETVVKRRPSDEEPFSGLAFKIASDPHLGKLTFVRIYSGRLEAGTAVLNSVKGKKERIGKIYRMHANKREEIASVGAGDIIAVMGLKQTTTGETLCDDKQPVILESMDFPAPVIEVAIEPKSKGDQEKLGVAIQRLSEEDPSFQVHSEEETGQTIIGGMGELHLEVLVDRMKREFRVEANVGKPQVAYRETIRKTVDRIDYTHKKQTGGTGQFAKVQIAMEPIEGGDATYEFVNKVTGGRIPREYIPSVDAGAQEAMKFGILAGYEMVGVRITLLDGGYHEVDSSELAFKIAGSQAFKEGARKASPVLLEPMMAVEVTTPEDYMGDVIGDLNSRRGQIQAMEERSGARVVKGLVPLSEMFGYVGDLRSKTSGRASYSMQFDSYAEVPRNVAEEIIAKAKGE, translated from the coding sequence ATGGCCACCACTTCGCTTGACCTGGCCAAGGTCCGCAACATTGGGATCATGGCCCACATCGACGCGGGCAAGACGACCACCACTGAGCGGATCCTCTTCTACACCGGTGTGAGCTACAAGATCGGTGAAGTCCACGACGGCGCAGCCACGATGGACTGGATGGAGCAGGAGCAGGAGCGCGGCATCACGATCACGTCGGCCGCGACGACCTGCCACTGGCCGCTCAACGATGTCGATCACACGATCAACATCATCGACACCCCGGGTCACGTCGACTTCACCGTCGAGGTGGAGCGTTCGCTCCGCGTCCTCGACGGCGCTGTCACCGTGTTCGACGGTGTCGCGGGCGTCGAGCCGCAGTCCGAGACTGTCTGGCGTCAGGCGGACCGCTACGGCGTTCCGCGTATCTGCTTCGTCAACAAGCTGGACCGTACCGGTGCCGAGTTCCACCGCTGCGTCGACATGATCGTCGACCGCCTCGGTGCGGTGCCGCTGGTCATGCAGCTCCCGATCGGCGCCGAGGCCGACTTCAAGGGCGTCGTCGACCTCGTGACGATGAAGGCCTTTGTCTGGTCCGCCGAGGCGACCAAGGGCGAGATGTACGACGTCGTCGACATCCCGGAGACCCACACCGAGGCGGCCGACGAGTGGCGCGGCAAGCTGCTCGAAGCCGTCTCGGAGAACGACGACGAGATGATGGAGCTGTACCTGGAGGGCCAGGAGCCCACCGAGGAGCAGCTCTACGCGGCGATCCGCCGTATCACCCTTGCTTCCAAGGGCTCTGCGGACTCCGTCACCGTCACTCCCGTCTTCTGTGGCACGGCCTTCAAGAACAAGGGCGTCCAGCCCCTGCTCGACGCGGTCGTCCGCTACCTGCCGTCCCCCCTGGACGTCGAGGCCATCGAGGGCCACGACGTCAAGGACCCCGAGACGGTCGTCAAGCGTCGGCCGTCCGACGAGGAGCCGTTCTCCGGTCTTGCGTTCAAGATCGCGAGCGACCCGCACCTCGGCAAGCTCACCTTCGTCCGGATTTATTCGGGCCGCCTTGAGGCCGGCACCGCGGTGCTGAACTCGGTCAAGGGCAAGAAGGAGCGCATCGGCAAGATCTACCGTATGCACGCGAACAAGCGTGAGGAGATCGCGTCGGTGGGCGCGGGCGACATCATCGCCGTCATGGGGCTGAAGCAGACCACGACCGGTGAGACGCTCTGCGACGACAAGCAGCCGGTGATCCTGGAGTCCATGGACTTCCCGGCGCCGGTCATCGAGGTCGCCATCGAGCCGAAGTCCAAGGGTGACCAGGAGAAGCTGGGTGTCGCCATCCAGCGGCTCTCGGAGGAGGACCCCTCCTTCCAGGTCCACTCCGAGGAGGAGACCGGCCAGACCATCATCGGTGGTATGGGCGAGCTTCACCTTGAGGTGCTCGTCGACCGCATGAAGCGCGAGTTCCGCGTCGAGGCGAACGTCGGCAAGCCCCAGGTCGCGTACCGCGAGACGATCCGCAAGACCGTCGACCGTATCGACTACACGCACAAGAAGCAGACTGGTGGTACCGGCCAGTTCGCGAAGGTGCAGATCGCGATGGAGCCCATCGAGGGCGGCGACGCGACCTACGAGTTCGTGAACAAGGTCACCGGTGGCCGCATCCCCCGTGAGTACATCCCCTCGGTGGACGCGGGCGCGCAGGAAGCCATGAAGTTCGGCATCCTGGCCGGTTACGAGATGGTGGGTGTCCGCATCACCCTTCTCGACGGTGGCTACCACGAGGTGGACTCCTCGGAGCTCGCCTTCAAGATCGCCGGTTCGCAGGCGTTCAAGGAGGGTGCCCGCAAGGCGTCCCCCGTGCTCCTTGAGCCGATGATGGCCGTCGAGGTCACCACGCCCGAGGACTACATGGGCGATGTCATCGGCGACCTCAACTCCCGCCGTGGCCAGATCCAGGCCATGGAGGAGCGCAGCGGCGCTCGCGTCGTGAAGGGCCTCGTGCCCCTCTCGGAGATGTTCGGCTACGTCGGAGACCTCCGCAGCAAGACCTCGGGTCGCGCAAGCTACTCGATGCAGTTCGACTCCTACGCCGAGGTTCCGCGGAACGTCGCCGAGGAGATCATCGCGAAGGCCAAGGGCGAGTAA
- the rpsL gene encoding 30S ribosomal protein S12 has protein sequence MPTIQQLVRKGRQDKVEKNKTPALEGSPQRRGVCTRVFTTTPKKPNSALRKVARVRLTSGIEVTAYIPGEGHNLQEHSIVLVRGGRVKDLPGVRYKIIRGSLDTQGVKNRKQARSRYGAKKEK, from the coding sequence GTGCCTACGATCCAGCAGCTGGTCCGGAAGGGCCGGCAGGACAAGGTCGAGAAGAACAAGACTCCCGCGCTCGAGGGCTCGCCCCAGCGTCGTGGTGTCTGCACCCGTGTCTTCACGACCACCCCGAAGAAGCCCAACTCGGCGCTCCGCAAGGTCGCGCGTGTTCGTCTGACCTCCGGCATTGAGGTCACGGCCTACATCCCGGGTGAGGGACACAACCTGCAGGAGCACTCGATCGTGCTCGTGCGTGGTGGCCGTGTGAAGGACCTGCCCGGTGTTCGCTACAAGATCATCCGCGGTTCGCTCGACACCCAGGGTGTCAAGAACCGCAAGCAGGCCCGCAGCCGCTACGGCGCCAAGAAGGAGAAGTAA
- a CDS encoding M48 family metalloprotease, with the protein MHIAAHQRGADAAAVGNLLLHLPNLLCSLLVMVLLSAFFGGIGLILVLIWLVSGVLIFHRPTESALARHVLRLRYPTPDERARLEPVWREVIARAGVEDRTYELWIEDSTSLNAVGAAGHIVGVTRFALDNLPNGELAAVLAHELGHHVGGHTWSSLLGYWYALPGRLVWRALRGVASGVFRASRACSCFLGGILALVFGGFAIATLSSLYGIPLLLLAVPYALAAVNRRAEIRADQHAAALGFAPMLAAVLSKLHYAQEQQKAAAAQAAQYAQYAQYGPYGPYAQQGAVPPPKEEGRLGKLLSSHPDYHTRLHHLQPYLQQHP; encoded by the coding sequence GTGCACATCGCCGCCCACCAGCGTGGGGCCGACGCCGCGGCTGTCGGGAATCTGCTGCTGCACCTCCCGAACCTGCTGTGCAGCCTGCTCGTCATGGTGCTGCTCTCCGCGTTCTTCGGCGGGATCGGCCTGATTCTCGTACTGATCTGGCTGGTCAGTGGAGTTCTGATCTTCCATCGCCCGACCGAGAGCGCTCTGGCCCGTCACGTCCTGCGGCTGCGCTACCCCACTCCGGACGAACGGGCCCGGCTGGAGCCCGTCTGGCGCGAGGTCATCGCACGCGCGGGCGTCGAGGACCGCACGTACGAACTGTGGATCGAGGACAGCACCAGTCTCAATGCGGTGGGGGCGGCCGGCCATATCGTCGGCGTCACCCGGTTCGCCCTGGACAACCTGCCCAACGGTGAACTCGCCGCGGTCCTGGCTCACGAACTCGGCCACCACGTCGGAGGCCACACCTGGTCGTCGCTGCTCGGCTACTGGTACGCACTGCCCGGCAGGCTCGTGTGGCGGGCGTTGCGCGGCGTTGCCTCGGGCGTCTTCCGTGCCTCACGGGCCTGCTCGTGCTTCCTCGGCGGAATCCTCGCCCTGGTATTCGGAGGCTTTGCCATCGCCACGCTGAGCAGCCTGTACGGAATCCCGCTGCTGCTCCTGGCCGTGCCGTACGCCCTGGCCGCCGTCAACCGGCGCGCCGAAATCCGCGCCGACCAGCACGCCGCGGCCCTGGGATTCGCCCCCATGCTCGCGGCCGTACTGAGCAAGCTGCACTACGCACAGGAGCAGCAGAAAGCGGCCGCCGCCCAGGCGGCCCAGTACGCGCAGTACGCACAATACGGACCGTACGGACCGTACGCCCAGCAAGGGGCTGTGCCGCCCCCGAAGGAAGAAGGCCGGCTCGGCAAGCTGCTCTCCTCCCACCCCGACTACCACACCCGGCTGCACCATCTCCAGCCGTACCTCCAGCAGCACCCCTGA
- a CDS encoding Crp/Fnr family transcriptional regulator, which translates to MTAAYLPADGGLDDRVPFLARLESEDRAALLALGHELAFAPRVTLLHQREPSSHVLFVLTGWTKVTASAANGYEALLALRGPGDVIGESAALTGRPRSATVTALEPVRAVAVEHERFTGLLGRSPAISFALLGLASDRTRAADRRRLEFASMAVRERFAVLLLDLARTHGRRTEEGIELTVPLSKQELAGSVGASREMVQRLLKELRERGAVVTGRRTLLITRPDVLRLITRAGQPAVDGRRTGTAD; encoded by the coding sequence ATGACAGCAGCGTACTTACCCGCCGACGGAGGACTGGACGACCGCGTTCCGTTTCTGGCCCGGCTGGAGAGCGAGGACCGGGCGGCGCTGCTCGCGCTCGGCCATGAACTGGCCTTCGCACCCAGAGTCACCCTGCTCCACCAGCGCGAGCCGTCCTCCCATGTGCTGTTCGTCCTGACCGGCTGGACGAAGGTCACCGCCTCGGCTGCCAACGGGTACGAGGCCCTGCTCGCCCTGCGCGGCCCCGGCGACGTCATCGGCGAGTCCGCCGCGCTGACCGGCCGCCCGCGCTCGGCGACGGTGACCGCGCTGGAGCCGGTCCGCGCCGTGGCCGTCGAGCACGAGCGCTTCACCGGGCTCCTCGGCCGCTCCCCCGCCATCTCCTTCGCCCTCCTCGGGCTGGCGTCGGACCGGACCCGCGCCGCGGACCGGCGCCGGCTCGAATTCGCCTCCATGGCCGTGCGGGAACGCTTCGCCGTGCTGCTGCTCGACCTCGCACGTACGCACGGCCGGCGCACCGAAGAGGGAATCGAGCTGACCGTCCCGCTGAGCAAACAGGAGCTCGCGGGCTCCGTGGGCGCCTCACGGGAGATGGTCCAGCGGCTGCTCAAGGAGTTGCGGGAGCGCGGAGCCGTGGTCACCGGGCGACGGACTCTGCTGATCACCCGGCCGGATGTGCTGCGCCTGATCACGCGCGCCGGACAGCCCGCCGTGGACGGCCGGCGCACGGGAACCGCTGACTGA